Within the Arthrobacter sp. V1I7 genome, the region GGATGGCACTGGCCACGTCCACGTGCAGCTGCAGGGCCTCGTGGTCCGGCAGTTGCGGCATCAGGCCGTGCTCGGTGCGCCCGGTCAGCACCTCGGCGACGAGGTTGTGCAGTTGGGAAAACATCGGGTTGCCGGAGGCCTGGAGCACCGCGGCGTGGAACTCGATGTCCAGCCGGAGGAATTCATCCCGGTCGCCGCGCTGGCCGGCCGCCCAGAGCCGCGCGGCCTGGGACACCAGATCGCTGCCGGCATCCCACGAGGCGCGCTCGGCGGCGAGACGGGCAGCTTGCGGCTCAATCGCCCCGCGGAGTTCGTTGAGCGCCCGCAGCTGCTCCAGCCGCCGGGAGGAGGCGAGGCGCCAGCGGATGACCTGCGGGTCGTAGAGGTTCCAGCACTCTTCCGGCTGCACCACCGTCCCCAGCCGGCGTCGTGATTCCAGCATGCCCTTGGAGGACAGCACCCGGGTGGCCTCCCGGACCACGGAACGGGACACGTTGTGCTGCGCCTCGAGCTCGTCCAGGCGCAGGATCGAGTGCGGCGCCAGGCCGCCCTCCGCGATCGCGAGCCCCAGGTTCTCGACCAGCACGGAATGCAGGTCTGCTGGTATCGCCGCCTTTGGCATTTTCATAAATAGATCATACGGGTGAGCGCAAGGGTCTTGTATAAGTCTGCTTTATTTCTCTATGATCGTTTACAGAGCAGATGTAAAGATGCATGTGCGGATGGCCGGGCGCAGACCGCCGGCCCTGAAAACCAAGGGAGTCGTAATGAAGCGGCGTTCAATTGTGAAGTACGCGGCCGTCGCCGCGGCCTTGTCACTGGGCCTCACCGCCTGCGGTGGCGGCAGTGGCAGCGACGATGCCAAGGCGGCGGGCACCGTGCGGGTGACGCTGGCCAACCACGTCTGGACCGAGGGCATCAAGGCAGCCATCCCGGAATTCGAGAAGTCCAGCGGCCTTAAGGTCGAACTGACCCAGCTCGGCGAAGACCAGCTCTCTGATCAGTACAACGTCAAGCTCAACGCCGGCAGCGACGAAATCGACGTGATGATGTACCGCCCGCTGCAGGAGGGCAAGGCGTTCGCGAAGAACGGCTACCTCGCGGACCTGACGTCCAAGGTGTCCTCGGACGCCAACTGGGACTGGAAGGACTACCAGGAGGGCCCGGTCAAGGCCACCACCGCTGACGGCAAGGTCGTGGGCGTCCCGATCATCACCGAACGCGAAGTGCTCTACTACCGCAAGGACCTGCTGCAGGCCGCCGGCCTCGAGGTTCCCAAGACCATGGAAGAGCTCGAAGCTGCCGCCAAGGCCATCAAGGCTTCCTCGCCGGACACCGCAGGCTTCGTGGCCCGCACCGGCAAGTCAGCCGCCGTCACCCAGTTCTCCAGCTTCCTGTACAGCTTCGGCGGCGACTTCACCGACTCCAGCGGCAAGTCCGCCGTCAACTCCGACGCCGCCAAGACGGCCTACGCGTTCTACGGCGGCCTGATCCGGAACTACGGCCCGGCCAACGTCAGCACCGACATGAGCTGGCCCGAGGCGATGGCAATCTTCACCCAGGGCAAGGCCGCCTTCTACACCGAAGCCGACTCGCTCTACAAGAACGCCACCGACCCGGCCAAGTCCAAGGTCGCTGACACGGTCGGTTTCGCGGCCATGCCCGCCGGCCCGGCAGGCTCCAAGCCGTACAACATCCCGTCGTGGGGCCTGGCCGTGAACCAGGCTTCGGGCAACCAGGATAATGCCTGGAAGTTCATCCAGTGGGCCACGAGCAAGGAACGCACCCTGGCCGCGCAGAAGGCCGGTGTCCCCGGGCCGCGCGCCTCCGTCTGGTCCGATCCCGAGGGAACCTCCACGTACCCGAAGGACCTCGCCGAGGCCATCGCCGCCAGCGCCAAGAACGGCGTCGGTCACGACCGCCCCGAGGTTGTCACCGTGGGCAAGGCCCGCGAAATCGTGGGCGGCCCGATCGTTGCCACCATCACCGGCGCGGACGCGTCCGCCGCCGCTGACACGGCCCACGAGGACTTCCAGAAGTTCCTGGACACCGAAAAGAAATAACGCCCCGGGCGCGCTACGCGCCGGAGCGCACAACAGCCCGGCGGGACGGCAGTCCTGCTGCCGTCCCGCCGCGGCCCGCTCTTCACTTCACCCCCGACTCCTTAGGTGAACCATGTCTGTACTGAACCCTCCCCGCAGCGCGCCTGCCCGCAGCGCCGGCCGCCCTCCCGGTGCGCGTGAAAACTTCTCCGCCTGGGCCAACCGGCACCGCAAGTGGCTCTTCGCCGCCCCCGCGATGATTTTCGTCGGCGTCCTGATCGTCTTCCCGCTGGCCTGGACTCTCTACCTGAGCCTCACCGACTCGCAGGGGTCTGTCCGTGCCGCCTCCGAATTCATCGGCCTGCAGAACTACCTCACGGTCCTGTCCGACGTGGACCGCTTCTGGCCCGCCGTTGGCCGCACGCTGACCTTCACCGGCGTCGCCCTGGTCTGCGAAGTCGTGCTCGGCATGTGCATCGCGCTGCTCCTGTGGCGCCCCTTCCGCGGCGAAAAGTGGGTCCGCGTGGCCATCCTGCTGCCGCTGGTCGCCACTCCGGTGGCCGTCGGCATGATGTGGCGGCTGATCTTCGATCCCAACATCGGCTTCGCCAACCAGCTGCTCGGCATGATCGGCATCCCGCCCCAGCCCTGGCTCTCCGGCCAGGACACGGCGCTGGGCACCACGATCTTCATGGACGTGTGGCAGTGGACTCCGATGGTCGTGCTGATCCTGCTCGCCGGCCTGACCTCCCTCTCCGAGGAACCCGATGAGGCGGCCCGGATGGACGGTGCCAACTCCTTCCAGCGCTTTTTCTACATCACCCTGCCGCTCATGATGCCGACAGTGATCGTCGCCATCCTGCTCCGGGGCATCGACGCGCTGAAGACCTTTGACATCCTGTACGCCACCAAGGGCAAGGGCGGCGGTTCCTTCCACGAGGTGGAGACCCTCAACGTCTACGCCTACGGCCTGAGCTTCGACTACAACCAGTACGGGCTGTCCTCCGCGGTGCTGATCCTGTTCTTCATGATCATCATCGGCTCCATGTGGCTGCTGACCATGCGCAAGAAAGCGGTAAGCAAATGACCGTACTGAACGAAAACATCGAATCCCAGACCGGCTCCGCCGCCGGGACCCCACGGGTCCGGCGTCGCCGGAAGCCCCTGGCCACCCGCGCCTACAAGGTCTTCCGCGTCGTGGCCCTGATCGCCGTGGTGCTGTTCCTGATCGCTCCGCTGTTCTGGATGCTGCTGGCCTCCTTCAAGACCAACGTGGACATCTACGACACCGGCAAGGCGCTGCTCTTCAGCCCCACCGCCGAGAACTACGCCAATGTGCTGCAGCGCAACAACTACTTCATCTTCATCTTCAACAGCTTCTGGGTAGCCTTCGTCTCCACGGTCCTGTCCCTGGTCCTGGGCGTCCCGGCGGCCTACGCGATGAGCCGCTTCACGATGCACCGCTCGGCCCTCGTGG harbors:
- a CDS encoding ABC transporter substrate-binding protein produces the protein MKRRSIVKYAAVAAALSLGLTACGGGSGSDDAKAAGTVRVTLANHVWTEGIKAAIPEFEKSSGLKVELTQLGEDQLSDQYNVKLNAGSDEIDVMMYRPLQEGKAFAKNGYLADLTSKVSSDANWDWKDYQEGPVKATTADGKVVGVPIITEREVLYYRKDLLQAAGLEVPKTMEELEAAAKAIKASSPDTAGFVARTGKSAAVTQFSSFLYSFGGDFTDSSGKSAVNSDAAKTAYAFYGGLIRNYGPANVSTDMSWPEAMAIFTQGKAAFYTEADSLYKNATDPAKSKVADTVGFAAMPAGPAGSKPYNIPSWGLAVNQASGNQDNAWKFIQWATSKERTLAAQKAGVPGPRASVWSDPEGTSTYPKDLAEAIAASAKNGVGHDRPEVVTVGKAREIVGGPIVATITGADASAAADTAHEDFQKFLDTEKK
- a CDS encoding carbohydrate ABC transporter permease, with translation MSVLNPPRSAPARSAGRPPGARENFSAWANRHRKWLFAAPAMIFVGVLIVFPLAWTLYLSLTDSQGSVRAASEFIGLQNYLTVLSDVDRFWPAVGRTLTFTGVALVCEVVLGMCIALLLWRPFRGEKWVRVAILLPLVATPVAVGMMWRLIFDPNIGFANQLLGMIGIPPQPWLSGQDTALGTTIFMDVWQWTPMVVLILLAGLTSLSEEPDEAARMDGANSFQRFFYITLPLMMPTVIVAILLRGIDALKTFDILYATKGKGGGSFHEVETLNVYAYGLSFDYNQYGLSSAVLILFFMIIIGSMWLLTMRKKAVSK
- a CDS encoding FadR/GntR family transcriptional regulator, translating into MKMPKAAIPADLHSVLVENLGLAIAEGGLAPHSILRLDELEAQHNVSRSVVREATRVLSSKGMLESRRRLGTVVQPEECWNLYDPQVIRWRLASSRRLEQLRALNELRGAIEPQAARLAAERASWDAGSDLVSQAARLWAAGQRGDRDEFLRLDIEFHAAVLQASGNPMFSQLHNLVAEVLTGRTEHGLMPQLPDHEALQLHVDVASAIQRSEANAAHAAMSRIVEQSTEEMGDIWSSHHPSEPTTEPTTAPTTAPAAAPGAAPGSAAVGAAVGVATA